A window of the Halobacterium hubeiense genome harbors these coding sequences:
- a CDS encoding bifunctional ADP-dependent NAD(P)H-hydrate dehydratase/NAD(P)H-hydrate epimerase: protein MITSERMAAVDRNAAAVGVPRKQLMESSGNAVARAVRESADAGASVAVVAGRGNNGGDAFVAARFLGEYDVTVHLLGRPETITTDISRENWDALQQAEIPTEVVKDSAALNLGDPDVVVDAVLGTGVSGAPREPEATAIEAINDADAMVVAVDVPSGMDVDTGETPGVAVEADRVVTFHDTKPALADRENVTVADIGIPEAAELFVGPGDLQQLERDPHAHKGDFGRVLVVGGGPYTGAPALSAQAALRAGADLAYLAVPDSIAETVQGYSENLIVDSYAGKRLLPEHVDEILERAANVDVVVLGPGLGDADETLAAVRQFLAAYDGRAVVDADGLEVVPEVETDADLVCTPHQGELRKMGGRVDEDWRERAEAVESFAADLGQTVLVKGAYDVISDGETTRVNRTGNPGMTVGGTGDVLAGATAAMFSALDAVPAASVGAYANGAAGDRVVDEHGYGLLATDLLDALPAALWGGADD, encoded by the coding sequence GCGTCGCCGTCGTCGCGGGCCGCGGGAACAACGGCGGGGACGCGTTCGTCGCGGCCAGATTCCTCGGCGAGTACGACGTGACCGTCCACCTGCTCGGGCGCCCCGAAACCATCACGACGGACATCAGCCGGGAGAACTGGGACGCGCTCCAGCAGGCCGAAATTCCCACCGAGGTCGTCAAGGACTCGGCGGCGTTGAACCTCGGGGACCCCGACGTCGTCGTTGACGCAGTTCTCGGTACGGGCGTCTCCGGCGCGCCCCGCGAACCCGAGGCAACGGCCATCGAGGCAATCAACGACGCGGACGCGATGGTCGTTGCGGTGGACGTGCCCTCCGGGATGGACGTCGACACCGGCGAGACGCCGGGCGTCGCCGTCGAGGCGGACCGCGTGGTGACGTTCCACGACACCAAGCCCGCGCTCGCGGACCGCGAGAACGTGACGGTCGCGGACATCGGCATCCCGGAGGCCGCCGAGCTGTTCGTCGGCCCGGGCGACCTCCAGCAGCTCGAACGCGACCCCCACGCCCACAAGGGCGACTTCGGGCGCGTGCTCGTCGTCGGCGGCGGGCCCTACACGGGCGCGCCAGCGCTGAGCGCGCAGGCGGCGCTGCGGGCGGGCGCGGACCTCGCGTACCTCGCGGTCCCCGACAGCATCGCCGAGACGGTGCAGGGGTACAGCGAGAACCTCATCGTGGACTCGTACGCCGGCAAGCGCCTGCTCCCCGAGCACGTCGACGAGATTCTGGAGCGCGCCGCGAACGTGGACGTGGTCGTCCTCGGGCCGGGGCTCGGTGACGCCGACGAGACGCTCGCCGCGGTCCGGCAGTTCCTCGCCGCCTACGACGGCCGCGCGGTCGTGGACGCGGACGGGCTCGAAGTCGTCCCGGAGGTCGAGACGGACGCCGACCTCGTCTGCACGCCGCATCAGGGCGAACTCCGGAAGATGGGGGGACGAGTAGACGAGGACTGGCGCGAGCGCGCCGAGGCGGTCGAATCCTTCGCCGCGGACCTCGGGCAGACCGTCCTCGTGAAGGGCGCCTACGACGTGATTTCGGACGGCGAGACGACCCGGGTCAACCGCACCGGGAACCCCGGAATGACCGTCGGCGGCACCGGCGACGTGCTCGCCGGCGCGACGGCCGCGATGTTCTCCGCGCTCGACGCCGTGCCCGCGGCGAGCGTCGGCGCGTACGCGAACGGCGCAGCCGGCGACCGGGTGGTCGACGAGCACGGCTACGGCCTGCTCGCCACCGACCTGCTGGATGCGCTCCCCGCGGCGCTGTGGGGTGGTGCTGATGACTAG
- a CDS encoding ribosome assembly factor SBDS has protein sequence MISLDEAVTARLETHGERFEVLVDPDAALAMKRGEFEGELEDVIAARDVFENASRGDRPAEEDLEEVFGTTEPMEIIPEVIERGEIQITAEQREEMQERKRRKLINTITRNAVNPQMDNAPHPPERIESALEEAGFTVDPMEPAESQVDDALDALRPVIPIRFEEVTVAVNLPPDYAGSGQAKIREFGELDREEWQADGSWVGVLTFPAGMQNDFYDLVNEVSEGEGETTIIKEKDELDTR, from the coding sequence ATGATATCTCTCGACGAGGCGGTGACCGCGCGCCTCGAAACGCACGGCGAGCGATTCGAAGTGCTGGTCGACCCCGACGCCGCGCTCGCGATGAAACGCGGCGAGTTCGAGGGCGAACTGGAGGACGTCATCGCGGCGCGGGACGTCTTCGAGAACGCCTCCCGCGGCGACCGGCCCGCCGAGGAGGACCTAGAGGAGGTGTTCGGGACGACCGAGCCGATGGAGATTATCCCGGAGGTCATCGAGCGCGGTGAGATTCAGATCACCGCCGAGCAGCGCGAGGAGATGCAGGAGCGCAAGCGCCGCAAGCTCATCAACACCATCACCCGGAACGCCGTCAACCCCCAGATGGACAACGCGCCGCACCCGCCCGAGCGCATCGAGAGCGCGCTCGAAGAAGCCGGGTTCACCGTGGACCCGATGGAGCCCGCCGAGAGCCAGGTCGACGACGCGCTGGACGCGCTCCGGCCCGTGATTCCGATTCGCTTCGAGGAGGTGACCGTCGCCGTCAATCTGCCGCCGGACTACGCCGGCAGCGGGCAGGCCAAGATTCGGGAGTTCGGCGAACTCGACCGCGAGGAATGGCAAGCAGACGGCTCGTGGGTGGGCGTGCTGACGTTCCCCGCGGGGATGCAAAACGACTTCTACGACCTCGTCAACGAGGTCTCGGAGGGCGAGGGCGAGACGACGATAATCAAGGAGAAGGACGAACTCGACACGCGGTAA
- the psmA gene encoding archaeal proteasome endopeptidase complex subunit alpha, with the protein MQGQNQQQAYDRGITIFSPDGRLYQVEYAREAVKRGTPSIGVRTDGGVVLLVDKRISSPLMEEASVEKIHKADNHVGIASAGHVADARQLIDFARRDAQVERVRYDQPIGVETLTKDITDHIQQYTQVGGARPFGVALLIGGVTNGEPRLFETDPSGTPYEWKAIAIGEDRSTVQGYLEDHYDESLPLDEGVELALRALGEIRESLQPEGVGVATIDAETGAFIELSNDEIREYLVEHDLLGDETAGDADDADGADDDATEE; encoded by the coding sequence ATGCAAGGACAGAACCAACAGCAGGCTTACGACCGCGGTATCACGATCTTCTCGCCGGACGGCCGCCTCTATCAGGTGGAGTACGCGCGGGAGGCAGTCAAGCGAGGCACGCCCAGCATCGGCGTGCGCACGGACGGCGGCGTCGTCCTCCTCGTGGACAAGCGCATCAGTTCGCCGCTGATGGAGGAGGCGTCCGTCGAGAAGATTCACAAGGCGGACAACCACGTCGGCATCGCGAGCGCCGGCCACGTCGCCGACGCCCGCCAGCTCATCGACTTCGCGCGCCGCGACGCGCAGGTCGAGCGCGTGCGCTACGACCAGCCAATCGGCGTGGAGACGCTGACGAAGGACATCACCGACCACATCCAGCAGTACACGCAGGTCGGGGGCGCGCGCCCGTTCGGCGTCGCACTCCTCATCGGCGGCGTCACGAACGGCGAACCCCGCCTCTTCGAGACGGACCCGTCGGGGACGCCCTACGAGTGGAAGGCCATCGCCATCGGCGAGGACCGCTCGACGGTGCAGGGCTATCTCGAAGACCACTACGACGAGTCGCTCCCGCTGGACGAGGGCGTCGAACTCGCGCTGCGCGCGCTCGGCGAGATTCGCGAGTCGCTCCAGCCGGAGGGCGTCGGCGTCGCGACCATCGACGCGGAGACCGGCGCGTTCATCGAGCTGTCCAACGACGAGATTCGGGAGTACCTCGTCGAGCACGACCTGCTCGGTGACGAGACGGCGGGCGACGCGGACGACGCCGACGGCGCGGACGACGACGCGACCGAGGAGTAG
- a CDS encoding FUN14 domain-containing protein codes for MADINLTSLGLEFGGGAGIGAIIGFAAKKVAKLIAVIVGLELALFKFLESRGIITVDWDRLTGGFLDITQAANGAAPPSWVNTILSTLSVSAGFTGGFLLGFRKG; via the coding sequence ATGGCGGACATCAACCTCACCTCGCTCGGGCTGGAGTTCGGGGGTGGCGCCGGCATCGGCGCCATCATCGGCTTCGCCGCGAAGAAGGTCGCGAAGCTCATCGCGGTCATCGTCGGCCTCGAGCTCGCGCTGTTCAAGTTCCTCGAATCGCGGGGCATCATCACCGTCGACTGGGACCGCCTCACCGGTGGCTTCCTCGACATCACGCAGGCCGCCAACGGCGCCGCGCCGCCGTCGTGGGTGAACACCATCCTCTCGACGCTGTCGGTCAGCGCCGGCTTCACGGGCGGGTTCCTGCTGGGCTTCCGGAAGGGATAG
- the moaC gene encoding cyclic pyranopterin monophosphate synthase MoaC codes for MTSDAPEDDLTHTTEEGDVQMVDVGDKPDTARRAVARGEIHLSASTVEAIRGDEIGKGDVLATARVGAVQAVKHTWETIPMCHQIPITNVETDFDVREDRVVLEVAVETTGKTGCEMEALEGVTTGLNVVWDMVKAAEKDDDGQYPGTAIEGVEVVSKEKREL; via the coding sequence ATGACTAGCGACGCTCCCGAGGACGACCTCACGCACACCACCGAGGAGGGGGACGTGCAGATGGTGGACGTCGGCGACAAGCCGGACACGGCGCGTCGCGCGGTCGCGCGCGGCGAGATTCACCTCTCCGCATCGACCGTCGAGGCGATTCGCGGCGACGAAATCGGGAAGGGCGACGTGCTCGCGACCGCGCGCGTCGGCGCCGTGCAGGCGGTCAAGCACACGTGGGAGACGATTCCGATGTGCCACCAGATTCCGATTACGAACGTCGAGACCGACTTCGACGTGCGCGAGGACCGCGTCGTGCTGGAGGTCGCCGTCGAGACCACCGGGAAGACGGGCTGCGAGATGGAGGCCCTGGAGGGCGTGACGACCGGCCTGAACGTCGTCTGGGACATGGTGAAGGCCGCGGAGAAAGACGACGACGGCCAGTATCCGGGCACCGCTATCGAGGGCGTCGAGGTCGTCAGCAAGGAGAAGCGGGAACTCTAG
- the hflX gene encoding GTPase HflX — protein sequence MTGTTTKTAVVAKRVDDGEADTAEIRELVRAAGYEVGGEVTQTRTADPALQLGEGKVEELAALVAETDAERVVFDNRLGPYQTYNLGKQLPENTEVVDRFRLILDIFGQRANTRKAQLQVELAELRYELPRAEAKTSLAKRDERPGFMGLGEYDESREQDIKAQISRIRDELANIEKTEQQRRETRRESGFELVALAGYTNAGKSTLLRRLADDLDVDENEQLHPDLDTTAESQDKLFTTLGTTTRRLDMDRRDVLLTDTVGFISDLPHWLVESFKSTLESVYQADLVLLVVDASESIDEIREKLVTSHDTLYERNEAPIVTVFNKVDKVGDDELAEKMEALSALAPDPIAVSGKEGINLAALRERIDAELPPRERETLVLPMTDETMSVVSWVHDHAHVRDVDYGDEQVVVDFEALPTVVEKSRAKASDLVAEA from the coding sequence GTGACCGGAACAACGACGAAGACGGCGGTCGTCGCCAAGCGCGTCGACGACGGCGAGGCCGACACCGCCGAAATCAGGGAGCTCGTCCGCGCCGCGGGCTACGAGGTCGGCGGCGAAGTGACCCAGACGCGCACGGCCGACCCCGCCCTCCAGCTCGGCGAGGGGAAAGTCGAGGAGCTGGCCGCGCTCGTCGCGGAGACCGACGCCGAGCGCGTCGTCTTCGACAACCGCCTCGGCCCCTACCAGACGTACAACCTCGGCAAGCAGCTCCCCGAGAACACGGAAGTCGTGGACCGCTTCCGCCTCATCCTCGACATCTTCGGCCAGCGCGCCAACACGCGGAAGGCCCAACTGCAGGTCGAACTGGCGGAGCTTCGCTACGAGCTGCCGCGCGCGGAAGCGAAGACGAGCCTCGCGAAGCGCGACGAGCGCCCCGGCTTCATGGGACTGGGCGAGTACGACGAGAGCCGCGAGCAGGACATCAAGGCCCAGATTAGCCGCATCCGGGACGAGCTCGCGAACATCGAGAAGACCGAACAGCAGCGCCGCGAGACGCGCCGCGAGTCCGGCTTCGAGCTGGTGGCGCTGGCCGGCTACACGAACGCCGGGAAGTCGACGCTGCTGCGCCGGCTCGCCGACGACCTCGACGTCGACGAGAACGAGCAGCTCCACCCCGACCTCGACACCACCGCCGAGTCGCAGGACAAGCTGTTCACGACGCTGGGGACGACGACCCGGCGGCTGGACATGGACCGCCGGGACGTCCTGCTGACGGACACGGTCGGGTTCATCAGCGACCTCCCACACTGGCTCGTGGAGTCGTTCAAGTCCACGCTGGAGTCGGTCTACCAGGCGGACCTCGTCCTGTTAGTGGTGGACGCCAGCGAGTCTATCGACGAGATTCGCGAGAAGCTCGTGACGAGCCACGACACGCTCTACGAGCGCAACGAGGCGCCCATCGTCACCGTGTTCAACAAGGTGGACAAGGTCGGCGACGACGAACTCGCCGAGAAGATGGAGGCGCTGTCGGCGCTCGCGCCGGACCCCATCGCGGTCAGCGGGAAGGAGGGCATCAACCTCGCGGCGCTCCGCGAGCGCATCGACGCCGAACTGCCGCCTCGCGAGCGGGAGACGCTCGTGCTCCCGATGACCGACGAGACGATGAGCGTGGTGTCGTGGGTCCACGACCACGCCCACGTCCGCGACGTCGACTACGGCGACGAGCAGGTCGTCGTCGACTTCGAAGCACTACCCACGGTCGTCGAGAAGTCCCGCGCGAAAGCCAGCGACCTCGTCGCGGAAGCCTAG